The segment CCCGACTGGCTGTCACTGGACAGCGGCTGTGTCTGGGGCCGAGAGATGACGATCGCGCGCCTCGACGAGACCCGCGACCCCTATCAGATACGTACCTGGCGGGCAGCGTGCGGCTAGGAAGAAGGCTCCCAGGAGCTCATTCGCCGGCGACGGTCATCGATTCGACCAGGATCGAGCCGGTGTGGATGTTGCCCCGGCGGTCGACGTCGGTCCCCACCGCGACGATGCGCTGGTAGATGTCCTTGAGATTACCGGCGATGGTGATCTCTTCCACGGGGTACTGGATCTCGCCATTCTCCACCCAGAAGCCGGCGGCCCCCCGCGAGTAGTCGCCGGTGACCGCATTCACGCCCTGGCCGATCAGTTCGGTCACCAGAAAGCCCGTGCCCATCTCGGCCAGCAGGGCGGCAAAGTCCCGCTCGCCCGGCTTCACGGTCACGTTGCGCGCGCCGCCTGCGTTGCCGGTGCTCTCCAGCCCCAGGCGCCGGGCGGCATAGCTGTCCAGGGTATAGCTTTGCAGTACGCCGTCAGCCACCAGGGGCCGGTTGCGCGTGCGCACGCCCTCGCCGTCGAACGGGGCACTGCCGAGCGCGCGCGGTGTCAGCGGGCGTTCCTCGATCTGCATCCAGTCGGGGAACACGGACTCCCCGACCGCATTCAGCAGGAACGAGCTGTGGCGATACTGTGCGGGGCCGGAGATCGCGCGGGTAAAGCTTCCGATCAGCGTGCGCGCCATCTCCGGGGCAAACAGCACCGGGCAGCTGCGCGTGGAGAGTTTGCGCCCGCCCAGTCGCCGCACGGTGCGCTCGGCGGCCTGACGCCCGATGGCCTCACAGGCGTCGAGGTCCGCCGCGTGGCGGGCCACGGTGTAGGCATAATCACGCTGCATGCCGGCATCGTCGCGCGCCACCAGGGCACAGGACATCGAGTGACGCGTGCTGCGATACCCGCCCATGAAGCCCTGCGAGTCGCCGAGAAAAGCGATCGCACGGCGGGTGCTGACGCTCGCGCCTTCGGAATTCTCGATCCGCGAATCGGCGGCAAAGCCCGCGGCCTCGATCGCACGCGCGAGTTCGGTCGCCTGTTCTGCATCGCAGTCCCAGGGGTGATCCAGGTCCAGGTCATCCCACTCCCCGGCCTTGAGCGCGGGATCGGGCATCCCGGCATGGGGGTCCGGCTCGGTGTAGCGTGCGATGCGGCAGGCGGCTTCGACCGTATCCAGCAGGGCCTGCTCGCCGAAATCGGTGGTCGAGGCGGCCCCCTTCGACTGGCCGAAATAGGCAATCAGCGACAGACTCTGGTCGCGCTCGTATTCCAGCGTCTCGATCTCGCCCTTGCGCACGGAGAGTTCCAGCCCGACGCTGTGGCTGACCACCGCCTGCACATCCGAAGCCCCCTGCGCACGGGCCGCGTCCAGGGTCCGCTGGACGCGATCCTGCAGGGAGTCGGCGGAATGGGACAGGGCCTGGATCTCGAGATCCGGCGCCATGCGTTCGGGGGATGTGCTCATACAGACGTCCGTTTGCGTTCAGATCAACAGGATCGGCGGGCC is part of the Thioalkalivibrio sp. K90mix genome and harbors:
- the pmbA gene encoding metalloprotease PmbA translates to MSTSPERMAPDLEIQALSHSADSLQDRVQRTLDAARAQGASDVQAVVSHSVGLELSVRKGEIETLEYERDQSLSLIAYFGQSKGAASTTDFGEQALLDTVEAACRIARYTEPDPHAGMPDPALKAGEWDDLDLDHPWDCDAEQATELARAIEAAGFAADSRIENSEGASVSTRRAIAFLGDSQGFMGGYRSTRHSMSCALVARDDAGMQRDYAYTVARHAADLDACEAIGRQAAERTVRRLGGRKLSTRSCPVLFAPEMARTLIGSFTRAISGPAQYRHSSFLLNAVGESVFPDWMQIEERPLTPRALGSAPFDGEGVRTRNRPLVADGVLQSYTLDSYAARRLGLESTGNAGGARNVTVKPGERDFAALLAEMGTGFLVTELIGQGVNAVTGDYSRGAAGFWVENGEIQYPVEEITIAGNLKDIYQRIVAVGTDVDRRGNIHTGSILVESMTVAGE